The following is a genomic window from Nitrososphaerota archaeon.
CCAGGAAGACCGCCGACCACCCTGGCCTCTTCTCGACGAAGAACTGGAGGGCGAGGACCACGAAGAGCGCGTCGAAGAGGTCGAAGTTGTACACGCTGTAGATCAGCATGCTCGGCAGGAAGAAGTAGACAGGGTTCAGCTCGGTCCCGAGGGCCCTGGCGAGGCGCCATGTAGACCACCCCATGACGGCCCCCGCCGCGAGGCTGAGCGCGCTGAACGAGTCGTAATAACCAGCGTATAGACCTCCGACAGCACCCGAGAGGTACCCTCCGACGACCCTCGCCGCGTAGAGGAAGACCCCGGCCAGCGGAGGGTACTCGAGGAAGGAGCCCGGGGAAGAGTCGGGGACCTGCCCGGCGGCCACCCAGCTCCTCCCCCAGAAGGAGCCGATGTCGCTGTAGATGCTGGGGACGCTCAGGCTGGAGTGCACGAACGCGCTGAACAGGACCGCCGCCACCGCGGAGGTCACCGCTGCCCACATCAGGCGCCGGTCGGCCATAGGTCGGCGGTCGGCCGTCGGCATAATATGGTTAAGCCTCGGGGGCCAGCACCCCTCTTCAGGACCGGCCTGCGCCTCCGGGGGTCGGCGCCGCAAAAACAGCATAGATTATAATACGGGAGAGGGATTCGCATCTCTGTTGGTCACGATCGCGCTGCCTGACCTGTCGACGACATTCCTCATCGCGGCCATCGTCCCCATCATCATTGGGTTCATAGTCGGAGTGATAATCAGGAACGCCATCAAGATCGGGATAGCCATCGCCGTACTGGTCGTCCTCCTGATCGCCCTGGGGATCCTCACCCCCTCCCAGGTGCTGACGCCGCTCGCCGGCCTGGTGAAGCCAGGGTCGACGCAGGCCACAATCACCGCCTACGCCAACAGGGTGGCCGGATACCTCCCCTACTCGTCCATCACCTTCCTGATAGGGTTGGCAGTGGGGCTCCTGAAGGGCTGAGCCGGTCGGCACATCCCCTGTCTCCGGCACGATTTCCCGTTTAGACGGTCCCTGCCGACGCCAGAAAGCTCAGGCGAGGGTCAGCCGATGACCCACTCTTGCGGCGGGCCCCGGACGCCGGCGCAGTCTACCACTCCCTCGACCCTCCGCAGGAACGACGGGCAGGCGAAACAGACGAGGAAGGCGACCTCCTTCTTCAACACCGGGCAGTCGACGCTCTCCTTCTTCATCCTCGATATCGCCTTCGCGCTCGCCGCGCCCTTCAGCTCCGCGGAAACGACCTTGGGGACCTTCTTGGGCTTGGCCGAAGGGTAGATCTTCACTTTGAACTTCGTCTCTTGAGACACGAGGTTCCCTCCCGCGGCGACGGGATAAAAGCCTGAGGGTCGTCGTAACCGGTCCTGGCGTCCCGTCTCCGGGGCGCGGGCCCTGGTCAGACCCTGAGGGAGCGGACGTCGGAGAACAGGAGCAGGCCGAAGGAGAAGGCCGCCGTCCCCAGGGCGGCCAGCATGAAATCGAAGCCGACCCCATAGGCGGCGATGATCACCCCTCCCGCCACCTGCCCCGCTGGGCTCGCCGCCAGGCTCCCGACCTCGTCGATGCTCAGGTACCTGCCGAGCACTTCGTGGGGGACGAACTTCTGGACCCCTGTGAAGAAGGTGGTGTTGCCGAACCCGCCGAAGGCGGTGCCCGCGAAGATGAAAGCGGCCGCGGTCGCCGGCGCGGGAAATATCACCGGCCCGAGGATGCACAGGCCGGCGATCCCCCAGGGGAGCGCGAACCAGACGCCGAAGCGCCGCTCCGGGTGGAGCCTCCCCACCAGGAGCGAGCCGACGGCGAAGCCGAGCCCTCCTGCCGCGCCGAGAAGACCGAAGACGAAGGCGGGCTGGTGGAGGACGGCGCTCACGTACACCACTATGAACGTGAAGAAGAGGCTGAGGAAGAAGTTGGCCCCGAACGACGCGAGGGTCAGCTTCAGGAGCCCTCTCTCCCCGCTGATGTACGAGAACCCGCCCCTGAGCTGCTGCATGAACGGAGGGTGCTCCTTCGTGTCAGCCCCGGCCGGCGCCCTGGACGAAAGGGAGAGCGAGACGAAGACTATCAGGAGGGCCGAGACGACGTAGCTC
Proteins encoded in this region:
- a CDS encoding MFS transporter, encoding MASSIGSSAGLLTINWLVYTITGSPLDVALIGVAGVVPRVFFGVFSGTLADRYDKLRLMVVADAFRAATMVAFAASLVLFGFQLYVVLGAVFVLGMGQSLFRPAINSFLPRAVDKEQLGSANGLFTAAQEVASIVGSPLGGIMIATVGVAATLAFNGASYVVSALLIVFVSLSLSSRAPAGADTKEHPPFMQQLRGGFSYISGERGLLKLTLASFGANFFLSLFFTFIVVYVSAVLHQPAFVFGLLGAAGGLGFAVGSLLVGRLHPERRFGVWFALPWGIAGLCILGPVIFPAPATAAAFIFAGTAFGGFGNTTFFTGVQKFVPHEVLGRYLSIDEVGSLAASPAGQVAGGVIIAAYGVGFDFMLAALGTAAFSFGLLLFSDVRSLRV